A stretch of Glandiceps talaboti chromosome 18, keGlaTala1.1, whole genome shotgun sequence DNA encodes these proteins:
- the LOC144449247 gene encoding uncharacterized protein LOC144449247 has protein sequence MERNHLYKVLGVQPNATERDIKKSYHKLAKQFHPDKNNASNAEEKFKEIVTSYDILKDKEKRRVYDLQQETAEIIAQNAKRREEKNKSKSTTRETFYEPSWSAKTEKTQNQKTKADTGKREKKTPNANTTKTNRTFNGKSQNGKKEKQPWRGPLDSDDFTFEDIPGPGPKPSFTFKFSFDHSDPFKSFMEFFKPYRFDEFDDAFFGPNTRDPFEDIYSWGNGTNRNRSENSPSNASGSQNQNGFQFHGVDDTFPSMNCVFCRKNFELKDLKGHEEICKKLHTKPKSPFSFEPELRDGDRWPDSDRLFGRSPSPPYSPKDTSNWRDRHEE, from the exons ATGGAGAGGAATCATTTGTACAAAGTACTGGGAGTTCAACCTAATGCTACAGAACGTGACATAAAGAAATCATATCACAAGCTAGCGAAGCAGTTTCACCCCGACAAAAATAATGCATCGAATGCGGAAgaaaaatttaaagaaatagtGACTTCGTACGATATCTTGAAGGACAAGGAAAAACGAAGAGTTTACGACCTACAACAAGAGACAGCCGAAATCATTGCACAAAATGCAAAGAGGCGGGAAGAAAAGAATAAAAGTAAAAGTACTACACGAGAGACATTTTATGAACCTTCGTGGTCTGCGAAAACTGAAAAGACGCAAAATCAGAAGACGAAGGCAGACACCGGAAAAAGGGAAAAGAAAACACCGAATGCAAACACAACGAAAACAAACAGAACGTTCAATGGTAAAAGTCAAAATggcaaaaaagaaaaacaaccaTGGCGAGGACCGTTAGATTCTGATGACTTTACATTTGAGGATATTCCGGGACCTGGTCCAAAACCAAGTTTTACTTTTAAGTTTAGCTTTGACCATTCCGATCCGTTCAAGTCATTTATGGAATTCTTTAAACCTTATCGCTTTGATGAATTTGATGATGCCTTTTTTGGTCCCAATACAAGGGATCCATTTGAGGACATTTATTCTTGGGGAAATGGAACCAATAGAAACAGATCTGAGAACAGTCCTAGTAATGCTAGTGGTAGTCAAAACCAAAATGGATTTCAGTTCCATG GTGTTGATGATACATTTCCATCTATGAACTGTGTTTTCTGTAGGAAGAATTTTGAACTCAAGGAtttg AAAGGTCATGAAGAAATTTGTAAGAAACTCCACACCAAACCAAAATCTCCATTTAGTTTTGAACCAGAATTGAGGGATGGAGATCGGTGGCCTGATAGTGACAGGCTGTTTGGGCGGTCTCCAAGTCCACCGTATTCACCAAAG GATACTTCTAATTGGAGAGATCGACATGAAGAA